A single Macrobrachium nipponense isolate FS-2020 chromosome 5, ASM1510439v2, whole genome shotgun sequence DNA region contains:
- the LOC135215785 gene encoding uncharacterized protein K02A2.6-like, with amino-acid sequence MALALNKLSSLPSPNNREPMLDISRFVDSELKNMSDIQQKLAKKLICNVLHMAAIPKHWEEEVKAQLDEDVWKGVIDPVLVGDATEWCARMVVVAKKTGQPRCTVDFQRINAHCLRYAPVDGEALAVTWCLRKARLFLLGCPNLTIITDHRPLVKLLGDRALEDIINPRLFNLKEKTLQFKFHIKYLPGKRNTAVDFLSRYPTVRAPHEASDVELEDDIQVAVAYATVAALEPDIIELDEDYVRSAASNNSVYQLLLARVAAGDWPQQKSQEISCLRPFFGVRDRLAINQDLVTYSVDQGCIRLVIPEDLRHQVATNLHTGHQGLDSLLRRAKQSVYWPGIEGDLQHRRAQCTSCNEHAPSLPPEEMIHTPPAEYPFQQVVADMFQIEGNVYMVTDRLTGWLEVAHFPCGATSNKISNHLRSDFSRWGAPEQISTDGGTNLASEEMVAFFRRWGVKVRLSSAQYPQSNGRAEAAVKSAKRLLRENTSKGGALESDKMALAILQYLNRPLREISKSPSQLAMSRQLRDGVPTARRHLLVDRYWRRTIRQRELQVAKSQEAMRTLDTTRRLPPIKLGTHVRIENQATKQKLSPIVSTQSSSTGAADSQKGTDDT; translated from the exons CAGcaatccctaagcattgggaagaggaggtcaaggccCAGCTTGACGAAGACGTTTGGAAGGGCGTGATAGATCCAGTCCTGGTAGGGGATGCAACGGAgtggtgtgcaaggatggtcgtGGTAGCCAAGAAAACGGGCCAACCTCGCTGCACAGTAGACTTCCAGCGCATCAATGCCCACTGTCTCC ggTATGCCCCCGTAGATGGTGAAGCCCTTGCAGTCACCTGGTGCTTGCGGAAGGCCAGGTTGTTCCTACTTGGTTGCCCAaatctcaccatcatcacggacCACCGTCCACTTGTCAAGCTGCTGGGTGATAGGGCTCTTGAGGACATCATCAACCCAAGATTGTTCAACCTGAAGgagaagacactccagttcaagttTCATATCAAATACCTGCCCGGAAAAAGGAACACTGCTGTGGACTTTCTCTCAAGGTACCCGACCGTGCGAGCACCCCACGAAGCTTCTGACGTGGAGttggaggacgacattcaagtggcagtggcatATGCAACTGTTGCCGCCTTGGAACCGGACATCATCGAGTTGGATGAAGACTACGTCAGGAGCGCTGCATCTAACAACTCAGTGTATCAGCTCTTGCTTGCTAGAGTTGCAGCGGGCGATTGGCCCCAACAGAAGTCACAAGAAATCTCCTGCCTTCGTCCCTTCTTCGGCGTTCGGGATAggctagccatcaaccaggatctggtgacatactcGGTGGACCAAGGATGCATACGTTTGGTTATCCCTGAAGATTTACGCCATCAGGTAGCCACTAACCTACACAcaggacaccaaggcctcgactcTCTGCTTAGGAGGGCCAAGCAGTCAGTCTACTGGCCGGGAATAGAAGGAGACCTTCAGCATCGCCGTGCCCAATGCACCTCATGTAATGAACACGCCCCTtcactgcctcctgaagaaatgatacacacGCCGCCAGCAGAATACCCCTTCCAGCAAGTCGTCGCAGATATGTTCCAAATAGAGGGCAATGTATACATGGTAACAGACAGACTAACCGGTTGGTTAGAAGTAGCTCACTTCCCCTGTGGTGCCACGTCCAACAAAATAAGCAATCACCTTCGATCCGATTTTTCACGTTGGGGAGCCCCAGAGCAAATATCGACTGACGGAGGTACAAACTTGGCCAGCGAGGAGATGGTTgccttcttcaggagatggggagTCAAGGTCCGTCTGTCGTCAGCCCAGTATCCCCAGTCCaacggcagggcagaagcagctgtcaaatcggcAAAGAGGCTACTCCGAGAAAACACGTCAAAAGGTGGAGCCCTTGAGTCAGACAAGATGGCCCTGGCGATACTCCAGTATCTCAACAGGCCTCTGAGGGAGATCAGCAAGTCGCCATCTCAGCTTGCAATGAGTCGCCAGCTGCGTGACGGGGTACCGACGGCTAGAagacacctgttagtagacagGTATTGGAGACGGACAATACGTCAAAGGGAACTACAAGTGGCAAAATCACAAGAAGCTATGCGCACCCTTGACACCACCAGGAGACTGCCACCCATCAAACTAGGTACCCATGTACGCATAGAAAACCAGGCTACTAAGCAGAAACTAAGCCCCATCGTTAGTACACAGTCAAGCTCAACAGGAGCAGCAGACTCTCAAAAAGGAACAGACGACACTTGA